In Carassius carassius chromosome 7, fCarCar2.1, whole genome shotgun sequence, one genomic interval encodes:
- the LOC132143552 gene encoding circadian locomoter output cycles protein kaput-like isoform X2 → MSSRDRVSRNKSEKKRRDQFNVLIKELGTMLPGNTRKMDKSTILQKSIDYLCRHKEIAAQSESSEIKQDWKPPFLSNEEFTQLMLEALDGFFIVMLTDGNIIYSSESVTSLLEHLPSDLVDQNLLNFLPVGEHKEVYKVLSSHPDIENLNSDYFKCKNQMEFCCHMLRGPVDPKKPPVYEYVKFIGNFKSLANMPLATRNGLEGILQHTLQPAFDDKVCFIATVRLAKPQFIKEMCMVEEPNEEFTSRHSLEWKFLLLDHRAPPIIGYMPFEVLGTSGYDYYHVDDLHSLAKCHEHLMQFGKGKSCYYRFLTKGQQWIWLQTNYYITYHQWNSRPEFIVCTHTVVSYAEVRTKQRREMGIEESPPEQAGDKQSQISCSQSQLNTSILEEVLERFSNSRTPSTSSRSSRKSSHTAVSDNTCTSTPSRLQMDVSTPPRPSTVDMTPQRRSSNSTQSMSSQNTNQTGSPVQINQQQQPQPQQQIQPNALLNAMQHLKEQLEQRTRMIEASIQKQQEELRQIHEQLQRVQGQGTQMILQQSGGGMSVQLPQVGGAQTNILGVGAQTGVVAIQGQNVTSTAQSGTVPQQQAPRSLQQGSSVTQRGPVYNTMMISQPANASVVQIPSSLAPKLNQGNAINRFPAGQQLVTKIVTAPMACGTVMVPTTMFMGQVVTAYSPFAQQQGQTQTIALQPQSTVAAEQQAQTTTLQTGQQQGATQQPTKQQSPFLQSTRLLHGNQSTQLILQAFPIQQQGTFSPSQQQQQQQQQLKPQTQKQQKGTPSRQTDSTSAQSQ, encoded by the exons ATGAGCTCCAGAGACAG AGTTTCGAGAAATAAGTCAGAGAAGAAAAGGCGAGACCAGTTCAATGTCCTCATTAAAGAACTTGGCACCATGTTGCCTGGAAATACACGCAAGATGGACAAGTCTACGATATTGCAGAAAAGCATAGACTACCTGTGCAGGCACAAAG AAATTGCTGCACAGTCTGAGTCAAGTGAGATCAAGCAAGATTGGAAACCCCCATTTCTTAGCAACGAGGAGTTTACACAGCTGATGCTAGAG GCGCTGGATGGGTTTTTCATAGTGATGCTGACAGATGGCAACATCATTTACTCCTCAGAAAGTGTAACTTCTCTACTTGAGCATTTGCCG TCGGACCTGGTGGATCAGAACCTTTTAAACTTTCTGCCAGTGGGGGAGCACAAAGAAGTCTATAAAGTGCTTTCCTCACACCCAGACATTGAAAACCTCAACTCTGATTACTTCAAAT GCAAGAACCAGATGGAGTTTTGTTGTCACATGCTCAGAGGTCCTGTGGATCCCAAAAAACCGCCTGTGTATGAATATGTCAAGTTTATTGGCAACTTTAAGTCACTCGCCAACA TGCCTCTTGCAACCCGAAATGGCCTTGAGGGAATTTTACAGCACACGTTGCAGCCGGCCTTCGACGATAAAGTCTGTTTTATTGCGACTGTGAGGCTCGCCAAACCCCAATTCATCAAA GAGATGTGCATGGTGGAGGAGCCCAATGAAGAATTTACGTCTCGACACAGTCTGGAGTGGAAATTCCTTTTATTAGATCACAG AGCACCTCCTATCATTGGCTATATGCCCTTTGAGGTGTTGGGAACATCAGGCTATGACTATTATCACGTAGATGACTTGCATTCACTGGCCAAATGCCATGAGCATT TAATGCAGTTTGGTAAAGGGAAATCGTGTTATTATCGCTTTTTAACTAAAGGGCAGCAGTGGATTTGGCTCCAGACTAACTACTACATCACCTATCACCAGTGGAACTCACGACCAGAGTTTATCGTTTGCACGCACACGGTTGTGAG tTATGCTGAGGTGCGCACAAAGCAGAGAAGAGAGATGGGTATAGAGGAATCTCCCCCTGAGCAGGCCGGAGATAAG CAGTCTCAGATTTCTTGCTCCCAATCTCAATTAAACACCTCCATACTAGAGGAGGTTCTGGAGCGCTTCAGCAACAGTCGCACACCTTCCACCTCCTCAAGGAGCTCCCGCAAGTCCTCGCACACCGCTGTATCCGACAATACCTGCACCT CAACTCCCTCTAGGCTACAGATGGACGTGAGCACTCCACCCCGGCCCTCCACTGTTGATATGACACCCCAACGCCGTTCCTCTAACAGCACCCAG tccatgAGTTCTCAGAACACCAATCAGACTGGATCTCCGGTCCAAATCAACCAACAGCAACAACCTCAACCACAGCAACAGATTCAACCTAATGCCCTG TTGAATGCAATGCAGCACCTGAAGGAGCAGTTGGAGCAAAGGACACGCATGATCGAAGCTAGCATTCAGAAACAGCAGGAGGAACTGAGACAGATTCATGAGCAGCTCCAGAGGGTGCAGGGACAGGGCACTcag ATGATACTGCAGCAGTCGGGTGGTGGAATGAGTGTACAGTTGCCGCAAGTTGGAGGAGCACAGACTAACATTTTAGGGGTTGGAGCACAGACTGGGGTCGTAGCTATACAAGGCCAAAATGTGACAAGTACAGCACAGAGTGGGACTGTTCCACAGCAACAGGCTCCTCGTTCCCTGCAGCAGGGCTCTTCTGTTACACAG CGTGGTCCTGTGTATAATACCATGATGATCAGCCAGCCGGCCAATGCCAGTGTTGTGCAGATACCCAGCAGTCTGGCACCAAAATTAAATCAGGGAAATGCAATCAACAG GTTTCCTGCTGGACAGCAGTTGGTCACCAAGATTGTGACGGCTCCAATGGCGTGTGGCACTGTCATGGTACCTACAACAATGTTTATGGGTCAAGTTGTGACAGCTTACAGCCCGTTTGCACAGCAACAAGGTCAGACACAGACTATAGCACTGCAGCCTCAGTCAACAGTGGCTGCAGAACAGCAGGCTCAAACAACCACATTACAAACAGGTCAACAGCAGGGGGCGACGCAGCAACCAACAAAACAGCAATCACCATTTTTACAG AGCACACGGCTTCTTCATGGCAACCAGTCCACACAACTGATCCTGCAGGCTTTCCCTATTCAGCAGCAAGGTACATTTTCTCcatcacaacaacaacagcagcagcagcagcaactgaAACCACAGACTCAGAAACAACAGAAAGGAACCCCTTCTCGTCAGACTGACAGCACTAGTGCCCAGTCTCAGTAA
- the LOC132143552 gene encoding circadian locomoter output cycles protein kaput-like isoform X1 has protein sequence MSSRDRVSRNKSEKKRRDQFNVLIKELGTMLPGNTRKMDKSTILQKSIDYLCRHKEIAAQSESSEIKQDWKPPFLSNEEFTQLMLEALDGFFIVMLTDGNIIYSSESVTSLLEHLPSDLVDQNLLNFLPVGEHKEVYKVLSSHPDIENLNSDYFKCKNQMEFCCHMLRGPVDPKKPPVYEYVKFIGNFKSLANMPLATRNGLEGILQHTLQPAFDDKVCFIATVRLAKPQFIKEMCMVEEPNEEFTSRHSLEWKFLLLDHRAPPIIGYMPFEVLGTSGYDYYHVDDLHSLAKCHEHLMQFGKGKSCYYRFLTKGQQWIWLQTNYYITYHQWNSRPEFIVCTHTVVSYAEVRTKQRREMGIEESPPEQAGDKQSQISCSQSQLNTSILEEVLERFSNSRTPSTSSRSSRKSSHTAVSDNTCTSTPSRLQMDVSTPPRPSTVDMTPQRRSSNSTQSMSSQNTNQTGSPVQINQQQQPQPQQQIQPNALFSAQLNAMQHLKEQLEQRTRMIEASIQKQQEELRQIHEQLQRVQGQGTQMILQQSGGGMSVQLPQVGGAQTNILGVGAQTGVVAIQGQNVTSTAQSGTVPQQQAPRSLQQGSSVTQRGPVYNTMMISQPANASVVQIPSSLAPKLNQGNAINRFPAGQQLVTKIVTAPMACGTVMVPTTMFMGQVVTAYSPFAQQQGQTQTIALQPQSTVAAEQQAQTTTLQTGQQQGATQQPTKQQSPFLQSTRLLHGNQSTQLILQAFPIQQQGTFSPSQQQQQQQQQLKPQTQKQQKGTPSRQTDSTSAQSQ, from the exons ATGAGCTCCAGAGACAG AGTTTCGAGAAATAAGTCAGAGAAGAAAAGGCGAGACCAGTTCAATGTCCTCATTAAAGAACTTGGCACCATGTTGCCTGGAAATACACGCAAGATGGACAAGTCTACGATATTGCAGAAAAGCATAGACTACCTGTGCAGGCACAAAG AAATTGCTGCACAGTCTGAGTCAAGTGAGATCAAGCAAGATTGGAAACCCCCATTTCTTAGCAACGAGGAGTTTACACAGCTGATGCTAGAG GCGCTGGATGGGTTTTTCATAGTGATGCTGACAGATGGCAACATCATTTACTCCTCAGAAAGTGTAACTTCTCTACTTGAGCATTTGCCG TCGGACCTGGTGGATCAGAACCTTTTAAACTTTCTGCCAGTGGGGGAGCACAAAGAAGTCTATAAAGTGCTTTCCTCACACCCAGACATTGAAAACCTCAACTCTGATTACTTCAAAT GCAAGAACCAGATGGAGTTTTGTTGTCACATGCTCAGAGGTCCTGTGGATCCCAAAAAACCGCCTGTGTATGAATATGTCAAGTTTATTGGCAACTTTAAGTCACTCGCCAACA TGCCTCTTGCAACCCGAAATGGCCTTGAGGGAATTTTACAGCACACGTTGCAGCCGGCCTTCGACGATAAAGTCTGTTTTATTGCGACTGTGAGGCTCGCCAAACCCCAATTCATCAAA GAGATGTGCATGGTGGAGGAGCCCAATGAAGAATTTACGTCTCGACACAGTCTGGAGTGGAAATTCCTTTTATTAGATCACAG AGCACCTCCTATCATTGGCTATATGCCCTTTGAGGTGTTGGGAACATCAGGCTATGACTATTATCACGTAGATGACTTGCATTCACTGGCCAAATGCCATGAGCATT TAATGCAGTTTGGTAAAGGGAAATCGTGTTATTATCGCTTTTTAACTAAAGGGCAGCAGTGGATTTGGCTCCAGACTAACTACTACATCACCTATCACCAGTGGAACTCACGACCAGAGTTTATCGTTTGCACGCACACGGTTGTGAG tTATGCTGAGGTGCGCACAAAGCAGAGAAGAGAGATGGGTATAGAGGAATCTCCCCCTGAGCAGGCCGGAGATAAG CAGTCTCAGATTTCTTGCTCCCAATCTCAATTAAACACCTCCATACTAGAGGAGGTTCTGGAGCGCTTCAGCAACAGTCGCACACCTTCCACCTCCTCAAGGAGCTCCCGCAAGTCCTCGCACACCGCTGTATCCGACAATACCTGCACCT CAACTCCCTCTAGGCTACAGATGGACGTGAGCACTCCACCCCGGCCCTCCACTGTTGATATGACACCCCAACGCCGTTCCTCTAACAGCACCCAG tccatgAGTTCTCAGAACACCAATCAGACTGGATCTCCGGTCCAAATCAACCAACAGCAACAACCTCAACCACAGCAACAGATTCAACCTAATGCCCTG TTCTCTGCGCAGTTGAATGCAATGCAGCACCTGAAGGAGCAGTTGGAGCAAAGGACACGCATGATCGAAGCTAGCATTCAGAAACAGCAGGAGGAACTGAGACAGATTCATGAGCAGCTCCAGAGGGTGCAGGGACAGGGCACTcag ATGATACTGCAGCAGTCGGGTGGTGGAATGAGTGTACAGTTGCCGCAAGTTGGAGGAGCACAGACTAACATTTTAGGGGTTGGAGCACAGACTGGGGTCGTAGCTATACAAGGCCAAAATGTGACAAGTACAGCACAGAGTGGGACTGTTCCACAGCAACAGGCTCCTCGTTCCCTGCAGCAGGGCTCTTCTGTTACACAG CGTGGTCCTGTGTATAATACCATGATGATCAGCCAGCCGGCCAATGCCAGTGTTGTGCAGATACCCAGCAGTCTGGCACCAAAATTAAATCAGGGAAATGCAATCAACAG GTTTCCTGCTGGACAGCAGTTGGTCACCAAGATTGTGACGGCTCCAATGGCGTGTGGCACTGTCATGGTACCTACAACAATGTTTATGGGTCAAGTTGTGACAGCTTACAGCCCGTTTGCACAGCAACAAGGTCAGACACAGACTATAGCACTGCAGCCTCAGTCAACAGTGGCTGCAGAACAGCAGGCTCAAACAACCACATTACAAACAGGTCAACAGCAGGGGGCGACGCAGCAACCAACAAAACAGCAATCACCATTTTTACAG AGCACACGGCTTCTTCATGGCAACCAGTCCACACAACTGATCCTGCAGGCTTTCCCTATTCAGCAGCAAGGTACATTTTCTCcatcacaacaacaacagcagcagcagcagcaactgaAACCACAGACTCAGAAACAACAGAAAGGAACCCCTTCTCGTCAGACTGACAGCACTAGTGCCCAGTCTCAGTAA
- the LOC132143552 gene encoding circadian locomoter output cycles protein kaput-like isoform X3, which produces MSSRDRVSRNKSEKKRRDQFNVLIKELGTMLPGNTRKMDKSTILQKSIDYLCRHKEIAAQSESSEIKQDWKPPFLSNEEFTQLMLEALDGFFIVMLTDGNIIYSSESVTSLLEHLPSDLVDQNLLNFLPVGEHKEVYKVLSSHPDIENLNSDYFKCKNQMEFCCHMLRGPVDPKKPPVYEYVKFIGNFKSLANMPLATRNGLEGILQHTLQPAFDDKVCFIATVRLAKPQFIKEMCMVEEPNEEFTSRHSLEWKFLLLDHRAPPIIGYMPFEVLGTSGYDYYHVDDLHSLAKCHEHLMQFGKGKSCYYRFLTKGQQWIWLQTNYYITYHQWNSRPEFIVCTHTVVSYAEVRTKQRREMGIEESPPEQAGDKSQISCSQSQLNTSILEEVLERFSNSRTPSTSSRSSRKSSHTAVSDNTCTSTPSRLQMDVSTPPRPSTVDMTPQRRSSNSTQSMSSQNTNQTGSPVQINQQQQPQPQQQIQPNALFSAQLNAMQHLKEQLEQRTRMIEASIQKQQEELRQIHEQLQRVQGQGTQMILQQSGGGMSVQLPQVGGAQTNILGVGAQTGVVAIQGQNVTSTAQSGTVPQQQAPRSLQQGSSVTQRGPVYNTMMISQPANASVVQIPSSLAPKLNQGNAINRFPAGQQLVTKIVTAPMACGTVMVPTTMFMGQVVTAYSPFAQQQGQTQTIALQPQSTVAAEQQAQTTTLQTGQQQGATQQPTKQQSPFLQSTRLLHGNQSTQLILQAFPIQQQGTFSPSQQQQQQQQQLKPQTQKQQKGTPSRQTDSTSAQSQ; this is translated from the exons ATGAGCTCCAGAGACAG AGTTTCGAGAAATAAGTCAGAGAAGAAAAGGCGAGACCAGTTCAATGTCCTCATTAAAGAACTTGGCACCATGTTGCCTGGAAATACACGCAAGATGGACAAGTCTACGATATTGCAGAAAAGCATAGACTACCTGTGCAGGCACAAAG AAATTGCTGCACAGTCTGAGTCAAGTGAGATCAAGCAAGATTGGAAACCCCCATTTCTTAGCAACGAGGAGTTTACACAGCTGATGCTAGAG GCGCTGGATGGGTTTTTCATAGTGATGCTGACAGATGGCAACATCATTTACTCCTCAGAAAGTGTAACTTCTCTACTTGAGCATTTGCCG TCGGACCTGGTGGATCAGAACCTTTTAAACTTTCTGCCAGTGGGGGAGCACAAAGAAGTCTATAAAGTGCTTTCCTCACACCCAGACATTGAAAACCTCAACTCTGATTACTTCAAAT GCAAGAACCAGATGGAGTTTTGTTGTCACATGCTCAGAGGTCCTGTGGATCCCAAAAAACCGCCTGTGTATGAATATGTCAAGTTTATTGGCAACTTTAAGTCACTCGCCAACA TGCCTCTTGCAACCCGAAATGGCCTTGAGGGAATTTTACAGCACACGTTGCAGCCGGCCTTCGACGATAAAGTCTGTTTTATTGCGACTGTGAGGCTCGCCAAACCCCAATTCATCAAA GAGATGTGCATGGTGGAGGAGCCCAATGAAGAATTTACGTCTCGACACAGTCTGGAGTGGAAATTCCTTTTATTAGATCACAG AGCACCTCCTATCATTGGCTATATGCCCTTTGAGGTGTTGGGAACATCAGGCTATGACTATTATCACGTAGATGACTTGCATTCACTGGCCAAATGCCATGAGCATT TAATGCAGTTTGGTAAAGGGAAATCGTGTTATTATCGCTTTTTAACTAAAGGGCAGCAGTGGATTTGGCTCCAGACTAACTACTACATCACCTATCACCAGTGGAACTCACGACCAGAGTTTATCGTTTGCACGCACACGGTTGTGAG tTATGCTGAGGTGCGCACAAAGCAGAGAAGAGAGATGGGTATAGAGGAATCTCCCCCTGAGCAGGCCGGAGATAAG TCTCAGATTTCTTGCTCCCAATCTCAATTAAACACCTCCATACTAGAGGAGGTTCTGGAGCGCTTCAGCAACAGTCGCACACCTTCCACCTCCTCAAGGAGCTCCCGCAAGTCCTCGCACACCGCTGTATCCGACAATACCTGCACCT CAACTCCCTCTAGGCTACAGATGGACGTGAGCACTCCACCCCGGCCCTCCACTGTTGATATGACACCCCAACGCCGTTCCTCTAACAGCACCCAG tccatgAGTTCTCAGAACACCAATCAGACTGGATCTCCGGTCCAAATCAACCAACAGCAACAACCTCAACCACAGCAACAGATTCAACCTAATGCCCTG TTCTCTGCGCAGTTGAATGCAATGCAGCACCTGAAGGAGCAGTTGGAGCAAAGGACACGCATGATCGAAGCTAGCATTCAGAAACAGCAGGAGGAACTGAGACAGATTCATGAGCAGCTCCAGAGGGTGCAGGGACAGGGCACTcag ATGATACTGCAGCAGTCGGGTGGTGGAATGAGTGTACAGTTGCCGCAAGTTGGAGGAGCACAGACTAACATTTTAGGGGTTGGAGCACAGACTGGGGTCGTAGCTATACAAGGCCAAAATGTGACAAGTACAGCACAGAGTGGGACTGTTCCACAGCAACAGGCTCCTCGTTCCCTGCAGCAGGGCTCTTCTGTTACACAG CGTGGTCCTGTGTATAATACCATGATGATCAGCCAGCCGGCCAATGCCAGTGTTGTGCAGATACCCAGCAGTCTGGCACCAAAATTAAATCAGGGAAATGCAATCAACAG GTTTCCTGCTGGACAGCAGTTGGTCACCAAGATTGTGACGGCTCCAATGGCGTGTGGCACTGTCATGGTACCTACAACAATGTTTATGGGTCAAGTTGTGACAGCTTACAGCCCGTTTGCACAGCAACAAGGTCAGACACAGACTATAGCACTGCAGCCTCAGTCAACAGTGGCTGCAGAACAGCAGGCTCAAACAACCACATTACAAACAGGTCAACAGCAGGGGGCGACGCAGCAACCAACAAAACAGCAATCACCATTTTTACAG AGCACACGGCTTCTTCATGGCAACCAGTCCACACAACTGATCCTGCAGGCTTTCCCTATTCAGCAGCAAGGTACATTTTCTCcatcacaacaacaacagcagcagcagcagcaactgaAACCACAGACTCAGAAACAACAGAAAGGAACCCCTTCTCGTCAGACTGACAGCACTAGTGCCCAGTCTCAGTAA